In a genomic window of Streptomyces sp. NBC_01231:
- a CDS encoding EF-hand domain-containing protein — protein sequence MADIDEARKHFERIDTDGDGVITAAEFKTALAQQGDWNVTESVAEAIIKSRDLDGDKVLSFDEFWAYLNK from the coding sequence GTGGCGGACATCGACGAGGCACGCAAGCACTTCGAGCGGATCGACACGGACGGCGACGGAGTCATCACCGCGGCCGAGTTCAAGACCGCCCTGGCTCAGCAGGGCGACTGGAACGTCACCGAGTCGGTCGCCGAGGCCATCATCAAGTCCCGCGACCTCGACGGGGACAAGGTCCTGTCGTTCGACGAGTTCTGGGCCTACCTGAACAAGTGA